The Chryseobacterium geocarposphaerae genome has a window encoding:
- the pepT gene encoding peptidase T, with translation MSTIEFNQVWKEKLLNRFLSYVKIYSTSDAESETTPSTERQWDIAKYITEELKTIGLEDVSIDDNGYIMGYVPSNLENDDQPTIGFISHYDTSPDFSGENVQPQVWENYDGNDLILNKETGFKLSPSKFESLKKYIGQTLITTDGTTLLGADDKAGCAEIVTAAEYLMAHPEIKHGRIAVGFTPDEEIGRGAHKFDVAKFGAEFAYTMDGGEVGELEYENFNAAGAVVKIHGLSVHPGYAYGKMINAALLASEFAQMLPANETPATTKGFDGFYHLMDLNADISEAKLQYIIRDHDADKFEARKKFMEEKVAEFNQKHGEGTAEIEIKEQYRNMKQQFEGKMHIIDLAAAAMKEAGIEPKIKAIRGGTDGAQLSYMGLPCPNIFAGGINFHGPYEYVALESMEKAMEVILNIAKA, from the coding sequence ATGAGTACAATAGAATTCAACCAGGTGTGGAAAGAAAAGTTACTGAACCGTTTTCTTAGCTATGTAAAAATATACTCAACCAGTGATGCAGAAAGCGAAACAACCCCTTCTACGGAAAGACAGTGGGATATTGCAAAATACATTACTGAAGAGCTGAAAACGATTGGTCTTGAAGATGTTTCAATTGATGACAATGGTTATATCATGGGATATGTGCCTTCAAACCTTGAAAATGATGACCAACCTACCATTGGATTTATTTCACATTATGATACTTCACCGGATTTCAGCGGAGAAAATGTACAGCCGCAGGTTTGGGAAAATTATGACGGTAATGATTTGATTTTAAATAAGGAAACAGGTTTCAAGCTGTCGCCTTCAAAATTTGAAAGTCTAAAAAAATATATCGGTCAGACCCTGATTACTACAGACGGAACGACCCTTCTTGGAGCAGATGACAAAGCAGGTTGCGCAGAAATCGTTACAGCTGCTGAATATTTAATGGCTCATCCTGAAATCAAGCACGGAAGAATTGCAGTTGGATTTACTCCTGATGAGGAAATCGGAAGAGGGGCACACAAATTTGATGTTGCCAAATTTGGAGCTGAATTTGCGTATACAATGGACGGTGGAGAAGTTGGGGAACTGGAATATGAAAACTTCAACGCAGCAGGAGCGGTTGTGAAAATCCACGGATTGAGTGTTCACCCTGGTTATGCCTATGGAAAAATGATCAATGCGGCTTTATTGGCTTCTGAATTCGCTCAAATGCTTCCTGCCAACGAAACTCCGGCTACAACGAAAGGTTTTGACGGATTCTATCACTTGATGGATTTAAACGCAGATATTTCTGAGGCTAAATTGCAATATATCATCCGTGATCATGATGCAGATAAATTCGAAGCAAGAAAGAAATTCATGGAAGAAAAAGTAGCTGAATTCAATCAGAAACATGGAGAAGGAACTGCTGAAATTGAGATTAAGGAACAATATAGAAACATGAAGCAACAGTTTGAAGGAAAAATGCACATCATCGATCTTGCAGCAGCAGCCATGAAAGAAGCGGGAATTGAGCCTAAAATCAAAGCCATCAGAGGAGGAACCGACGGAGCACAGTTGTCTTATATGGGATTGCCTTGTCCGAATATTTTTGCAGGAGGAATCAATTTCCACGGACCTTACGAATATGTTGCTTTGGAAAGTATGGAAAAAGCAATGGAAGTGATTTTGAATATTGCGAAAGCGTAA
- the thiL gene encoding thiamine-phosphate kinase gives MFEDKSQELTPISKLGEFGLIKHLTEYFPLSNESSELGVGDDAAVINPGNKKIVVTTDVLAEGVHFNLGYVPLKHLGYKAVVVNLSDIAAMNAVPTQILVSLAVSNRFPVEALEELYSGIQAACGRYKVDLIGGDTTSSNAGLVMSITAIGLESEENIVKRSDAQPNDLLVVTGDLGGAYMGLQILEREHAVFLANPDMQPEMEGYDYILERQLKPEARTDVKGILEQLDIKPTSMIDISDGLASEILHLSDQSKVGFRLYEEKVPMDNLTISTADDFNLNPVMAALSGGEDYELLFTISPNDFDKIKNHPDFTIIGHAVEKEEGNFMVARGSNQLVALTAQGWDAFLGNQQND, from the coding sequence ATGTTTGAAGATAAATCACAGGAATTAACACCGATTTCCAAACTGGGAGAATTCGGGCTGATAAAACACCTCACAGAATATTTCCCTTTATCCAACGAATCTTCGGAGCTTGGAGTGGGAGATGATGCCGCTGTTATTAATCCCGGAAATAAAAAAATTGTTGTTACAACAGATGTTTTGGCAGAAGGGGTACACTTTAATTTAGGATATGTCCCTTTGAAGCATTTGGGGTATAAGGCGGTTGTTGTAAATCTTAGTGATATTGCAGCCATGAATGCAGTTCCAACTCAGATTTTGGTTTCCCTGGCTGTTTCTAACCGTTTTCCGGTGGAAGCTTTAGAAGAGCTCTATTCAGGGATTCAGGCAGCTTGCGGACGATATAAAGTTGATCTTATCGGAGGTGACACTACAAGTTCCAATGCGGGTCTTGTGATGAGCATCACGGCAATCGGGTTAGAAAGCGAGGAAAATATTGTAAAAAGAAGCGATGCACAACCTAATGATTTGCTTGTTGTAACGGGAGATCTTGGAGGAGCCTATATGGGGCTTCAGATTCTGGAAAGAGAACATGCTGTTTTCTTAGCGAATCCGGATATGCAGCCTGAAATGGAGGGCTACGACTATATTCTGGAAAGACAGCTGAAACCGGAAGCAAGAACGGATGTAAAAGGGATTTTAGAGCAGTTGGACATCAAACCAACTTCTATGATTGATATTTCAGATGGGTTAGCTTCAGAAATTCTGCACCTTTCAGATCAGTCAAAAGTAGGTTTCAGATTGTATGAAGAGAAAGTTCCTATGGATAATCTTACAATTTCAACTGCGGATGATTTTAATTTGAATCCTGTAATGGCCGCATTAAGTGGTGGTGAAGATTATGAATTGCTGTTTACTATCTCTCCGAATGATTTTGACAAAATTAAAAATCACCCTGATTTTACCATTATCGGGCATGCCGTTGAAAAAGAAGAAGGTAATTTTATGGTAGCAAGAGGTTCTAATCAGCTGGTGGCTTTAACAGCACAAGGTTGGGATGCTTTTTTAGGGAACCAGCAAAACGATTAA